Proteins from one Mucilaginibacter jinjuensis genomic window:
- a CDS encoding cold-shock protein — translation MKTGKVKWFNTQKGYGFIVTEDGKDLFVHFKDVQGGVNAIKDNDDVEYDVEEGRKGLQAVKVKKI, via the coding sequence ATGAAAACTGGAAAAGTAAAATGGTTTAACACACAAAAAGGCTACGGTTTTATCGTGACCGAAGATGGTAAAGACCTTTTTGTACATTTCAAAGATGTACAAGGTGGCGTAAATGCCATTAAGGACAATGATGACGTAGAGTATGATGTGGAAGAAGGCAGAAAAGGATTACAAGCTGTAAAAGTGAAAAAGATATAA
- a CDS encoding glycoside hydrolase family 15 protein — MERHVYETGIIGNCGFLAHVNKNTNIDWLCWPRFDSTFIFGGLLDTKKGGEFNIRPEGAYTSNQYYLENTNVLITEITLANGESYRVTDFAPRFFEHQRYYKPLMLVRKVEAIEGSPRITVRCSPVSDYGETQLTVNRGSNHIQFLGGDERIRLTTNIPISYVFDEQAFVLNEVKYLVLTYGEPLEAPLISTADRFLSETTAYWRRWIKHSSIAGFYQPFVIRSALALKIHQYEDTGAIIAASTTSLPEFPGSTRNWDYRYCWLRDTYYVIQSLNHIGHFEEMEKYFSYVTDISFAEDNRYQPLYGITGKKTLTEIILNDLDGYMGEKPVRIGNQAYEHIQNDIYGQVMVSMLPLYTDHRFIFAERKDSAKWIGYILNKIEATIDEKDAGIWEFRNMANIHCYSNLFQWAGANAAEKMARTINNQELIDKAVNLKNRAAEHIESCYDPERKVYTNAAGSTYLDASTLQLINMNYLDPTSDRAKDHLIALEKELRTPNGLFYRYLHADDFGKPKTTFLICAFWYVEALACVGRLDDAQKEFANLLQYSNHLKLFSEDVDEESGSMWGNFPQAYSHVGLMNAAYRIAMKLDRPIFL; from the coding sequence ATGGAAAGACACGTTTACGAGACCGGGATTATAGGCAACTGCGGTTTCCTGGCCCACGTTAATAAAAATACCAATATAGACTGGCTTTGCTGGCCCCGATTTGACAGCACTTTTATTTTCGGAGGCCTGCTGGATACAAAAAAAGGCGGCGAGTTTAACATCCGCCCGGAAGGCGCTTATACCAGCAATCAATACTATCTCGAAAATACCAACGTACTGATCACCGAAATTACCCTGGCTAACGGCGAAAGCTACCGGGTAACCGATTTTGCTCCACGCTTTTTTGAGCACCAACGTTATTATAAACCTTTGATGCTGGTACGTAAGGTAGAGGCTATTGAAGGCTCGCCACGTATTACGGTAAGGTGTTCGCCTGTATCAGATTATGGCGAAACCCAGTTAACTGTTAACCGCGGCAGCAACCATATCCAGTTTTTGGGTGGCGATGAACGTATCCGTTTGACAACCAATATCCCTATCAGTTATGTGTTTGATGAACAAGCTTTTGTACTCAATGAGGTAAAGTATTTGGTACTTACCTACGGCGAACCTCTGGAAGCTCCACTAATCAGTACAGCCGATCGCTTTTTGAGCGAAACTACGGCTTATTGGCGCAGATGGATTAAGCACTCCTCTATCGCCGGCTTTTACCAGCCTTTTGTGATCCGCTCGGCTTTGGCTTTGAAGATCCATCAATATGAGGATACCGGGGCTATCATAGCGGCAAGTACCACCAGCCTGCCCGAGTTTCCGGGTAGTACCCGTAATTGGGATTACCGTTATTGCTGGCTGCGCGATACTTATTATGTGATCCAGTCGCTTAACCACATCGGTCACTTCGAGGAGATGGAGAAGTATTTCAGCTATGTAACCGACATTTCTTTTGCCGAGGATAACCGCTACCAGCCCCTGTACGGTATCACTGGTAAAAAGACACTTACTGAGATCATCTTAAATGATTTAGATGGCTACATGGGCGAAAAACCGGTGCGTATAGGGAATCAAGCCTATGAACATATCCAGAATGATATTTACGGGCAGGTAATGGTTTCGATGTTGCCACTGTATACAGACCACCGTTTTATCTTTGCAGAACGTAAGGATTCGGCCAAGTGGATCGGATACATCCTGAACAAGATTGAAGCCACCATTGATGAGAAAGATGCGGGGATCTGGGAGTTTCGCAATATGGCAAATATTCACTGTTACAGCAATCTTTTCCAATGGGCGGGCGCTAATGCTGCCGAGAAAATGGCACGCACCATTAACAACCAGGAACTGATTGATAAAGCCGTAAACTTGAAAAACCGTGCTGCCGAGCATATTGAAAGCTGCTACGATCCCGAACGCAAGGTATATACCAACGCGGCCGGTAGCACCTATCTTGACGCAAGTACGCTGCAACTCATCAACATGAACTACCTTGACCCTACCAGTGATCGCGCAAAAGACCATTTGATAGCCCTTGAGAAAGAATTAAGAACACCTAACGGATTATTTTACCGCTATCTCCACGCCGATGATTTTGGAAAGCCTAAGACTACCTTCTTAATCTGCGCCTTCTGGTATGTAGAAGCTCTGGCTTGTGTGGGCCGACTGGATGATGCTCAGAAAGAGTTTGCCAACCTACTGCAATACAGCAATCACCTGAAACTTTTCAGTGAAGATGTGGATGAAGAAAGCGGCAGTATGTGGGGTAACTTTCCGCAGGCCTATAGCCACGTGGGGTTAATGAATGCCGCCTACCGCATTGCCATGAAACTGGACAGGCCGATATTTTTATAG
- a CDS encoding MFS transporter: protein MTNNADKLTKNVIFLVLVAALGYFVDIYDLVVFSVIRLKSLHDIGVPEADMRTTGAFVLNMQMFGLLVGGIIWGIIGDKYGRIKVLFGSILMYSLANFANGLVHDITWYAIVRVIAGIGLAGELGAGITLVSETLSKEKRGYGTMIVAVIGLLGAVAAAQVGKHDWRIAYFVGGGLGICLLLLRLGTFESGMFKQVEKSNVSKGNMLMLFNNWGRFSKYLCCILIGAPLWYVVGILITQSPEFGKALSAKEVLNPGTGIMYSYIGIAIGDIAAGLFAQFTKSRRLTMLVFLLLTLVSTFCYLGSTGITTEKFIALSFFMGCTVGYWATFVTIASEQFGTNIRSTVTTTVPNFVRGALIPISAGFNLLVVHYGMIKSGYIMMVILTVVALLALSRLKESFGKDLNYVETDGDEPVGHANVA, encoded by the coding sequence ATGACCAACAACGCCGATAAGCTCACTAAAAATGTAATTTTCCTGGTACTGGTTGCTGCACTGGGCTATTTTGTAGATATATATGATCTGGTTGTATTCTCTGTAATCCGCCTTAAAAGTTTACATGATATTGGTGTGCCCGAGGCAGATATGCGCACAACCGGTGCATTTGTACTCAATATGCAAATGTTCGGCCTGTTGGTAGGTGGTATTATCTGGGGTATTATTGGCGATAAATATGGCCGTATTAAAGTATTATTTGGATCGATATTAATGTACTCGCTGGCCAACTTTGCCAACGGGTTAGTACACGATATTACCTGGTACGCAATAGTGCGTGTAATAGCCGGTATAGGCCTGGCAGGTGAACTTGGCGCAGGCATTACCCTGGTCAGCGAAACCCTAAGCAAAGAGAAACGTGGTTACGGAACTATGATTGTTGCCGTTATTGGCCTGTTGGGTGCAGTTGCTGCTGCGCAAGTTGGTAAACACGACTGGCGCATAGCTTATTTTGTGGGTGGTGGTTTAGGGATTTGTTTGTTGCTGCTTCGTTTGGGTACGTTCGAATCGGGGATGTTTAAGCAGGTAGAAAAAAGTAATGTATCTAAAGGCAATATGCTAATGTTGTTTAACAACTGGGGCAGGTTTAGCAAATATTTGTGTTGTATTTTAATTGGCGCACCGCTATGGTATGTGGTTGGTATCTTGATAACCCAATCGCCCGAGTTTGGTAAGGCATTGAGTGCTAAAGAAGTTTTAAACCCGGGTACAGGCATCATGTACTCATATATCGGCATTGCCATTGGCGATATTGCAGCGGGCTTATTTGCGCAGTTCACCAAATCGCGCAGATTGACTATGCTGGTGTTTTTATTGCTTACGCTGGTAAGCACATTCTGCTACTTGGGCAGCACAGGTATTACTACCGAAAAATTTATCGCCCTCAGCTTCTTTATGGGCTGCACAGTTGGTTACTGGGCTACGTTTGTTACCATTGCTTCAGAGCAGTTCGGTACCAATATCCGCTCTACCGTTACTACTACGGTTCCAAACTTTGTGCGTGGGGCATTAATCCCAATCAGCGCAGGTTTTAATTTACTGGTTGTGCATTATGGCATGATTAAAAGCGGTTACATTATGATGGTGATCCTTACAGTAGTGGCGCTGCTGGCGCTCAGCCGTTTAAAAGAGAGCTTTGGTAAAGATCTTAATTATGTAGAAACTGATGGTGATGAACCTGTTGGTC